From Triticum urartu cultivar G1812 chromosome 2, Tu2.1, whole genome shotgun sequence, a single genomic window includes:
- the LOC125536718 gene encoding probable V-type proton ATPase subunit H, which translates to MDRAELTTEQVLKRDIPWETYMSTKLITSTCLQLLRRYDHKPESQRGPLLDEDGPSYVRVFLNILRSISKEETVEYVLALIDEMLAANPKRAALFYDNSLSDEDIYDPFLRLLLKGNWFVQEKSCKILTHLISARPKLQNGMVPNGEASNSKSKLTSIHDVLKGLVDWLCSQLRSPTHPNCSIPTATHCLATLLKETYVRTLFVQADGVKLLIPLISPASTQQSIQLLYETCLCIWLLSFYDAAVDYLSTTRVMPRLLDVVKGSTKEKVVRVVVMSFRNLLAKGAFAAQMIDLGLPHIVQNLKAQAWSDEDLLDALNQLEVGLKENLKRLSSFDKYKQQVLLGHLDWSPMHKDPNFWRENITNFEENDFQILRVLMTVIDTSTDTTALAVACYDLSQFLQYHPSGRLVVADLKAKDRVMKLMNHDNAEVRKNSLLCVQRLFLGAKYASFLQV; encoded by the exons ATGGATCGCGCCGAGCTCACCACCGAGCAG GTTCTCAAGCGGGACATTCCATGGGAGACATATATGTCAACTAAGCTGATCACTTCGACATGCCTTCAGCTTTTAAGGCGTTATGATCACAAACCAGAAAGTCAGAGAGGTCCGTTGCTTGATGAG GATGGGCCATCGTATGTTCGTGTTTTTTTGAATATTTTGCGAAGCATCTCCAAGGAAGAGACTGTGGAATATGTGCTTGCCCTCATTGATGAGATGCTTGCAG CGAATCCTAAACGAGCAGCACTGTTCTACGACAACTCTCTCTCTGATGAAGACATTTACGATCCTTTCCTAAG GTTGCTCTTGAAAGGTAACTGGTTCGTACAGGAGAAGAGCTGTAAGATATTAACTCACTTAATAAG TGCGAGACCTAAGCTTCAGAACGGCATGGTTCCAAATGGAGAGGCTTCAAATTCAAAGAGCAAGCTTACATCAATTCATGATGTGTTAAAGGGCTTGGTTGATTGGCTCTGTTCTCAG CTCAGGAGCCCCACCCATCCAAACTGTTCTATTCCTACTGCTACCCATTGTCTTGCCACTTTGCTGAAGGAGACATATGTTCGAACCTTATTTGTTCAGGCAGATGGTGTAAAACTGCTCATTCCTTTAATATCTCCAGCCTCAACACAACAGTCAATTCAG CTCCTCTATGAAACTTGCCTTTGTATCTGGCTTTTATCCTTCTATGATGCAGCCGTTGATTATTTGTCCACTACAAGGGTTATGCCAAGACTTTTAGATGTTGTCAAAGGCTCTACTAAAGAGAAG GTTGTCAGAGTTGTTGTGATGTCCTTCCGCAATTTGTTGGCAAAGGGTGCATTTGCTGCCCAAATGATTGATCTTGGGTTGCCGCATATAGTACAGAATTTGAAAGCTCAAGCATGGAGTGATGAG GATTTGTTAGATGCACTGAATCAACTGGAAGTGGGTCTCAAAGAGAACCTTAAGAGGTTGAGCTCATTTGATAAGTACAAACAGCAAGTGCTTCTTGGCCATCTTGATTGGTCTCCAATGCACAAAGACCCAAATTTCTGGCGAGAAAATATCACCAACTTTGAGGAAAATGATTTCCAG ATCCTACGTGTCCTTATGACAGTCATTGACACATCAACCGACACCACTGCTCTTGCGGTTGCCTGCTATGACCTCTCACAGTTCCTTCAGTACCACCCTTCTGGCCGCTTAGTGGTGGCAGACCTCAAGGCGAAGGACCGAGTCATGAAACTCATGAACCACGACAATGCCGAAGTTAGGAAGAACTCCCTGCTCTGTGTGCAGAGGCTCTTCCTCGGCGCCAAGTATGCTAGCTTCCTGCAGGTGTAA